A genomic stretch from Vulpes lagopus strain Blue_001 chromosome 11, ASM1834538v1, whole genome shotgun sequence includes:
- the LOC121472227 gene encoding probable G-protein coupled receptor 141 — translation MEPINTTALPNASNTEQGHCKGHCRMILITLYSMVLLGGTTGTILMSWMMFKRKSQSMIAMIVLNIIVLHSILLVSLPFRLSYYFLEVWEFGSFLCRLVSSIIYGHMYFTFVFYVAIVILRLLIYFKKLQMQQLQKYHVIVLSIVIWTVGGVIFLPILFLQYGIHPSYSEQRCFEFYKDLNRGDFIILNYSMIVIMISTVVILFLIQVGVIIQLIKALWPDMWAHQEYRAQIKSFFFLLVIVVCFIPHHVFRVHFIQHYSEIDNSELVLYNEIFVALTAVCCLDMVCFIGGVIH, via the coding sequence ATGGAGCCCATCAATACGACTGCCCTGCCAAATGCCTCAAACACAGAACAAGGCCACTGCAAGGGGCACTGCAGGATGATTCTGATAACACTCTACAGCATGGTTTTGCTTGGAGGCACTACTGGGACCATACTGATGTCATGGATGATGTTCAAAAGGAAAAGCCAATCAATGATTGCCATGATTGTTCTCAATATCATAGTCCTACACTCAATCCTCCTGGTAAGCCTCCCTTTCCGcctcagctattatttcttagAGGTCTGGGAGTTCGGGTCCTTCCTCTGCCGATTGGTCAGCAGCATAATATATGGTCATATGTACTTCACCTTTGTTTTCTATGTGGCCATTGTCATCCTCCGATTGCTCATCTATTTTAAGAAACTTCAAATGCAACAGTTGCAAAAGTACCATGTGATAGTTTTAAGCATTGTTATTTGGACCGTGGGTGGCGTCATTTTTTTGccaatattatttttacaatatgGCATACATCCAAGTTACTCAGAACAACGATGCTTTGAGTTCTACAAAGATCTCAACCGTGGAGACTTCATTATCTTGAACTACTCTATGATTGTCATTATGATCTCAACGGTTGTGATACTCTTTCTCATACAGGTGGGTGTCATCATTCAACTGATAAAAGCTCTCTGGCCTGACATGTGGGCCCATCAAGAATATAGAGCTCAAATCAAGAGCTTCTTCTTCCTCCTCGTAATAGTGGTCTGTTTTATACCCCACCATGTATTCCGGGTACACTTTATTCAACATTACTCAGAGATAGACAATTCTGAGTTAGTTCTTTATAATGAAATTTTTGTCGCTTTGACTGCTGTCTGTTGCCTGGATATGGTGTGTTTCATAGGTGGGGTTATCCATTAA